Proteins found in one Vulpes vulpes isolate BD-2025 chromosome 13, VulVul3, whole genome shotgun sequence genomic segment:
- the CREB3L4 gene encoding cyclic AMP-responsive element-binding protein 3-like protein 4 isoform X5, with protein sequence MDFRAPDLLDQWLEPPEEVFSAGAFLELGAPCPHAEAPGTPEQGLPGSVSVTAQVGLGCPGAGLQESEPEDFLKLFIDPNEVYCSQASPGSDSGISEDPGHPDGPRAPKAPSSPALCEVVFEAGVLQRMEGPAGRFISVQLDQWSPPLPVPEACMVCELPLDAHTHTLPRAGSVNPVPPATLLPCQTVFLTEEEKRLLGQEGVSLPTHLPLTKAEERVLKKIRRKIRNKQSAQDSRCRKKEYIDGLESRVAACSAQNQELQKKVQELERHNISLVTQLRQLQTLIAQTSNKAAQTSTCVLILLFSLALIVLPSVSPLQGLREAGSEDHQPHGVISRNILTHKDMIENLETTVVESRLEGPPRAKDVNGSTRTLLEKMGGKTGPGGHIRTVLHADEM encoded by the exons ATGGACTTCCGAGCCCCAGACCTGCTGGACCAGTGGCTGGAGCCCCCAGAAGAGGTCTTCTCGGCAGGGGCCTTCCTGGAGCTGggggccccctgcccccatgcAGAGGCTCCCGGGACCCCTGAGCAGGGGCTCCCAGGCAGTGTGAGTGTGACAGCGCAGGTGGGGCTGGGCTGTCCAGGAGCT GGCCTTCAAGAGAGTGAGCCCGAAGATTTTCTGAAGCTTTTCATCGACCCCAATGAAGTGTACTGCTCACAAGCATCTCCTGGCAGTGACAGTGGAATCTCGGAGGACCCTGGCCATCCTGATGGTCCTCGTGCCCCCAAGGCACCCAGTTCCCCTGCTCTCTGTGAGGTTGTCTTTGAGGCAGGGGTTTTGCAGAGGATGGAAGGGCCAGCTGGGCGGTTCATCTCTGTCCAGCTAG ATCAGTGGAGCCCACCACTTCCAGTGCCTGAGGCCTGCATGGTCTGCGAGCTACCCCTCGATGCTCACACTCACACCCTGCCCAGAGCAGGCAGTGTGAACCCAGTGCCTCCTGCCACCCTG CTGCCTTGTCAAACCGTGTTCCTTACAGAGGAGGAGAAGCGTCTGCTGGGACAGGAAGGGGTTTCCCTGCCCACTCACCTGCCCCTCACCAAG GCAGAGGAGAGGGTCCTTAAGAAGATCAGGAGGAAGATCCGGAACAAGCAGTCAGCTCAGGACAGTCGGTGTCGGAAGAAGGAGTACATTGATGGGCTAGAGAGCAG GGTGGCTGCCTGTTCTGCACAGAACCAGGAACTACAGAAGAAAGTCCAGGAGCTAGAGAGGCACAACAT CTCCCTGGTAACTCAGCTCCGCCAGCTGCAGACGCTCATTGCCCAAACGTCCAACAAAGCTGCTCAGACCAGCACCTGTGTTCTG ATCCTTCTTTTTTCCCTGGCTCTCATCGTCCTGCCCAGTGTCAGCCCCTTACAGGGTCTCCGGGAAGCTGGTTCTGAGGATCACCAGCCTCATGGAG tAATTTCTAGAAATATCCTGACTCATAAGGACATGATAGAAAATTTGGAGACCACGGTGGTAGAGTCCAGATTGGAGGGGCCACCTAGGGCCAAGGATGTAAATGGTTCAACAAGGACCCTGCTTGAGAAGATGGGAGGGAAGACGGGCCCTGGTGGGCACATCAGGACTGTCCTGCATGCAGATGAGATGTGA
- the SLC39A1 gene encoding zinc transporter ZIP1, with protein sequence MGPWGEPELLVWRPEAVASEPPGPVGLEVKMGALVLLLLLTLLCSLVPICVLRRPGAGPEALASRQKALSLVSCFAGGVFLATCLLDLLPDYLAAIDEALAALHVTLQFPLQEFILAMGFFLVLVMEQITLAYKEQSGPPPREETRALLGTANGGPQHWHDGPGVPQAGGAPAAPSALRACVLVFSLALHSVFEGLAVGLQRDRARAMELCLALLLHKGILAVSLSLRLLQSHLRAQVVAGCGILFSCMTPLGIGLGAALAESAGPLHQLAQSVLEGMAAGTFLYITFLEILPQELAASEQRILKVILLLAGFALLTGLLFIQV encoded by the exons ATGGGGCCCTGGGGAGAGCCAGAGCTCCTGGTGTGGCGCCCGGAGGCGGTGGCCTCCGAGCCCCCAGGGCCGGTGGGGCTGGAGGTGAAAATGGGGGCCCTagtgctgctgctgttgctcaCGCTCCTCTGCAGTCTAGTGCCCATCTGTGTGCTGCGCCGGCCAGGGGCTGGTCCTGAAGCCTTAG CCTCCCGCCAAAAAGCCTTGAGCCTAGTAAGCTGCTTCGCAGGGGGTGTCTTTCTGGCTACTTGTCTCCTGGACCTACTGCCTGACTACCTGGCTGCCATAGATGAGGCCTTGGCAGCCCTACACGTGACG ctccagTTCCCCCTACAAGAGTTTATCCTGGCAATGGGCTTCTTCCTAGTCCTGGTGATGGAGCAGATCACACTAGCTTACAAGGAGCAGTCGGGGCCACCACCTCGAGAGGAGACGAGGGCGCTGCTGGGAACGGCAAATGGTGGGCCACAGCACTGGCACGATGGGCCAGGGGTTCCACAGGCAGGTGGAGCTCCAGCAGCCCCTTCAGCCCTGCGTGCCTGCGTACTGGTCTTCTCCCTGGCCCTGCACTCGGTGTTCGAAGGATTGGCAGTGGGGCTGCAGCGAGACCGGGCTCGGGCCATGGAGCTGTGCCTGGCTTTGCTGCTCCACAAGGGTATTCTGGCAGTCAGCTTGTCCCTGCGGCTGCTGCAGAGTCATCTGCGAGCGCAGGTGGTAGCTGGTTGTGGGATCCTCTTCTCATGCATGACACCTCTGGGCATTGGGCTGGGTGCAGCTCTGGCAGAGTCTGCGGGGCCACTGCACCAGCTGGCCCAGTCTGTGCTGGAGGGCATGGCGGCTGGCACCTTTCTCTATATCACCTTCCTGGAAATCCTGCCCCAGGAGCTGGCCGCATCTGAGCAGAGGATCCTCAAGGTCATCCTGCTCCTTGCAGGCTTTGCCCTGCTCACTGGCCTGCTCTTCATCCAAGTCTAA
- the CREB3L4 gene encoding cyclic AMP-responsive element-binding protein 3-like protein 4 isoform X3 gives MDFRAPDLLDQWLEPPEEVFSAGAFLELGAPCPHAEAPGTPEQGLPGSGLQESEPEDFLKLFIDPNEVYCSQASPGSDSGISEDPGHPDGPRAPKAPSSPALCEVVFEAGVLQRMEGPAGRFISVQLDQWSPPLPVPEACMVCELPLDAHTHTLPRAGSVNPVPPATLLPCQTVFLTEEEKRLLGQEGVSLPTHLPLTKAEERVLKKIRRKIRNKQSAQDSRCRKKEYIDGLESRVAACSAQNQELQKKVQELERHNISLVTQLRQLQTLIAQTSNKAAQTSTCVLILLFSLALIVLPSVSPLQGLREAGSEDHQPHGVISRNILTHKDMIENLETTVVESRLEGPPRAKDVNGSTRTLLEKMGGKTGPGGHIRTVLHADEM, from the exons ATGGACTTCCGAGCCCCAGACCTGCTGGACCAGTGGCTGGAGCCCCCAGAAGAGGTCTTCTCGGCAGGGGCCTTCCTGGAGCTGggggccccctgcccccatgcAGAGGCTCCCGGGACCCCTGAGCAGGGGCTCCCAGGCAGT GGCCTTCAAGAGAGTGAGCCCGAAGATTTTCTGAAGCTTTTCATCGACCCCAATGAAGTGTACTGCTCACAAGCATCTCCTGGCAGTGACAGTGGAATCTCGGAGGACCCTGGCCATCCTGATGGTCCTCGTGCCCCCAAGGCACCCAGTTCCCCTGCTCTCTGTGAGGTTGTCTTTGAGGCAGGGGTTTTGCAGAGGATGGAAGGGCCAGCTGGGCGGTTCATCTCTGTCCAGCTAG ATCAGTGGAGCCCACCACTTCCAGTGCCTGAGGCCTGCATGGTCTGCGAGCTACCCCTCGATGCTCACACTCACACCCTGCCCAGAGCAGGCAGTGTGAACCCAGTGCCTCCTGCCACCCTG CTGCCTTGTCAAACCGTGTTCCTTACAGAGGAGGAGAAGCGTCTGCTGGGACAGGAAGGGGTTTCCCTGCCCACTCACCTGCCCCTCACCAAG GCAGAGGAGAGGGTCCTTAAGAAGATCAGGAGGAAGATCCGGAACAAGCAGTCAGCTCAGGACAGTCGGTGTCGGAAGAAGGAGTACATTGATGGGCTAGAGAGCAG GGTGGCTGCCTGTTCTGCACAGAACCAGGAACTACAGAAGAAAGTCCAGGAGCTAGAGAGGCACAACAT CTCCCTGGTAACTCAGCTCCGCCAGCTGCAGACGCTCATTGCCCAAACGTCCAACAAAGCTGCTCAGACCAGCACCTGTGTTCTG ATCCTTCTTTTTTCCCTGGCTCTCATCGTCCTGCCCAGTGTCAGCCCCTTACAGGGTCTCCGGGAAGCTGGTTCTGAGGATCACCAGCCTCATGGAG tAATTTCTAGAAATATCCTGACTCATAAGGACATGATAGAAAATTTGGAGACCACGGTGGTAGAGTCCAGATTGGAGGGGCCACCTAGGGCCAAGGATGTAAATGGTTCAACAAGGACCCTGCTTGAGAAGATGGGAGGGAAGACGGGCCCTGGTGGGCACATCAGGACTGTCCTGCATGCAGATGAGATGTGA
- the CREB3L4 gene encoding cyclic AMP-responsive element-binding protein 3-like protein 4 isoform X2, with protein sequence MRDPGGKKGCRRAAEGWGGQVRAGPGGSRPPSLKRREGPRRDPRWQGLQESEPEDFLKLFIDPNEVYCSQASPGSDSGISEDPGHPDGPRAPKAPSSPALCEVVFEAGVLQRMEGPAGRFISVQLDQWSPPLPVPEACMVCELPLDAHTHTLPRAGSVNPVPPATLLPCQTVFLTEEEKRLLGQEGVSLPTHLPLTKAEERVLKKIRRKIRNKQSAQDSRCRKKEYIDGLESRVAACSAQNQELQKKVQELERHNISLVTQLRQLQTLIAQTSNKAAQTSTCVLILLFSLALIVLPSVSPLQGLREAGSEDHQPHGGKAGAGLLSQGGQDVEGRSCLGFPHQGSTLLLPFFFHFPVISRNILTHKDMIENLETTVVESRLEGPPRAKDVNGSTRTLLEKMGGKTGPGGHIRTVLHADEM encoded by the exons ATGCGAGATCCTGGAGGGAAGAAAGGCTGCCGGCGGGctgcagaggggtggggagggcaggtcagggcagggccaggcGGCAGTCGGCCCCCAAGTCTGAAGCGGAGAGAAGGCCCGAGACGAGACCCCCGGTGGCAG GGCCTTCAAGAGAGTGAGCCCGAAGATTTTCTGAAGCTTTTCATCGACCCCAATGAAGTGTACTGCTCACAAGCATCTCCTGGCAGTGACAGTGGAATCTCGGAGGACCCTGGCCATCCTGATGGTCCTCGTGCCCCCAAGGCACCCAGTTCCCCTGCTCTCTGTGAGGTTGTCTTTGAGGCAGGGGTTTTGCAGAGGATGGAAGGGCCAGCTGGGCGGTTCATCTCTGTCCAGCTAG ATCAGTGGAGCCCACCACTTCCAGTGCCTGAGGCCTGCATGGTCTGCGAGCTACCCCTCGATGCTCACACTCACACCCTGCCCAGAGCAGGCAGTGTGAACCCAGTGCCTCCTGCCACCCTG CTGCCTTGTCAAACCGTGTTCCTTACAGAGGAGGAGAAGCGTCTGCTGGGACAGGAAGGGGTTTCCCTGCCCACTCACCTGCCCCTCACCAAG GCAGAGGAGAGGGTCCTTAAGAAGATCAGGAGGAAGATCCGGAACAAGCAGTCAGCTCAGGACAGTCGGTGTCGGAAGAAGGAGTACATTGATGGGCTAGAGAGCAG GGTGGCTGCCTGTTCTGCACAGAACCAGGAACTACAGAAGAAAGTCCAGGAGCTAGAGAGGCACAACAT CTCCCTGGTAACTCAGCTCCGCCAGCTGCAGACGCTCATTGCCCAAACGTCCAACAAAGCTGCTCAGACCAGCACCTGTGTTCTG ATCCTTCTTTTTTCCCTGGCTCTCATCGTCCTGCCCAGTGTCAGCCCCTTACAGGGTCTCCGGGAAGCTGGTTCTGAGGATCACCAGCCTCATGGAGGTAAAGCAGGGGCAGGGCTACTTTCCCAGGGTGGTCAAGATGTGGAAGGGAGGTCCTGTCTAGGATTCCCCCACCAAGGAAGCACTCTACTACtgccatttttctttcactttccagtAATTTCTAGAAATATCCTGACTCATAAGGACATGATAGAAAATTTGGAGACCACGGTGGTAGAGTCCAGATTGGAGGGGCCACCTAGGGCCAAGGATGTAAATGGTTCAACAAGGACCCTGCTTGAGAAGATGGGAGGGAAGACGGGCCCTGGTGGGCACATCAGGACTGTCCTGCATGCAGATGAGATGTGA
- the RAB13 gene encoding ras-related protein Rab-13 isoform X3 yields MAKAYDHLFKLLLIGDSGVGKTCLIIRFAEDSFNNTYISTIGIDFKIRTVDVEGKKIKLQVWDTAGQERFKTITTAYYRGAMGIILVYDITDEKSFENIQNWMKSIKELAREHGIRFFETSAKSSTNVDEAFSSLARDILLKSGGRRSGNSHKPPGTDQKPCDKKNTSKCSLG; encoded by the exons ATGGCCAAAGCCTACGACCACCTCTTCAAGTTGCTGCTCATCGGGGACTCGGGCGTGGGCAAGACCTGTCTCATCATTCGCTTCGCGGAGGACAGCTTCAACAACACCTACATCTCCACCATTG GAATCGACTTCAAGATCCGCACTGTGGATGTAGAGGGGAAGAAGATCAAGTTGCAGGTCTG GGACACAGCTGGCCAGGAGCGATTCAAGACAATAACTACTGCATATTACCGTGGAGCCATG GGCATTATCCTCGTATATGACATCACAGATGAGAAATCCTTTGAGAATATCCAGAACTGGATGAAAAGCATCAAAGAG cTGGCTCGGGAGCATGGAATCCGATTCTTTGAGACAAGTGCCAAATCCAGCACGAATGTGGATGAG GCTTTCAGTTCCCTGGCCCGCGACATCCTGCTCAAGTCAGGAGGCCGGAGATCG GGAAACAGCCACAAGCCCCCCGGCACTGACCAGAAACCCTGTGATAAGAAGAACACCAGCAAGTGCTCCCTCGGCTGA
- the CREB3L4 gene encoding cyclic AMP-responsive element-binding protein 3-like protein 4 isoform X4, translating to MRDPGGKKGCRRAAEGWGGQVRAGPGGSRPPSLKRREGPRRDPRWQGLQESEPEDFLKLFIDPNEVYCSQASPGSDSGISEDPGHPDGPRAPKAPSSPALCEVVFEAGVLQRMEGPAGRFISVQLDQWSPPLPVPEACMVCELPLDAHTHTLPRAGSVNPVPPATLLPCQTVFLTEEEKRLLGQEGVSLPTHLPLTKAEERVLKKIRRKIRNKQSAQDSRCRKKEYIDGLESRVAACSAQNQELQKKVQELERHNISLVTQLRQLQTLIAQTSNKAAQTSTCVLILLFSLALIVLPSVSPLQGLREAGSEDHQPHGVISRNILTHKDMIENLETTVVESRLEGPPRAKDVNGSTRTLLEKMGGKTGPGGHIRTVLHADEM from the exons ATGCGAGATCCTGGAGGGAAGAAAGGCTGCCGGCGGGctgcagaggggtggggagggcaggtcagggcagggccaggcGGCAGTCGGCCCCCAAGTCTGAAGCGGAGAGAAGGCCCGAGACGAGACCCCCGGTGGCAG GGCCTTCAAGAGAGTGAGCCCGAAGATTTTCTGAAGCTTTTCATCGACCCCAATGAAGTGTACTGCTCACAAGCATCTCCTGGCAGTGACAGTGGAATCTCGGAGGACCCTGGCCATCCTGATGGTCCTCGTGCCCCCAAGGCACCCAGTTCCCCTGCTCTCTGTGAGGTTGTCTTTGAGGCAGGGGTTTTGCAGAGGATGGAAGGGCCAGCTGGGCGGTTCATCTCTGTCCAGCTAG ATCAGTGGAGCCCACCACTTCCAGTGCCTGAGGCCTGCATGGTCTGCGAGCTACCCCTCGATGCTCACACTCACACCCTGCCCAGAGCAGGCAGTGTGAACCCAGTGCCTCCTGCCACCCTG CTGCCTTGTCAAACCGTGTTCCTTACAGAGGAGGAGAAGCGTCTGCTGGGACAGGAAGGGGTTTCCCTGCCCACTCACCTGCCCCTCACCAAG GCAGAGGAGAGGGTCCTTAAGAAGATCAGGAGGAAGATCCGGAACAAGCAGTCAGCTCAGGACAGTCGGTGTCGGAAGAAGGAGTACATTGATGGGCTAGAGAGCAG GGTGGCTGCCTGTTCTGCACAGAACCAGGAACTACAGAAGAAAGTCCAGGAGCTAGAGAGGCACAACAT CTCCCTGGTAACTCAGCTCCGCCAGCTGCAGACGCTCATTGCCCAAACGTCCAACAAAGCTGCTCAGACCAGCACCTGTGTTCTG ATCCTTCTTTTTTCCCTGGCTCTCATCGTCCTGCCCAGTGTCAGCCCCTTACAGGGTCTCCGGGAAGCTGGTTCTGAGGATCACCAGCCTCATGGAG tAATTTCTAGAAATATCCTGACTCATAAGGACATGATAGAAAATTTGGAGACCACGGTGGTAGAGTCCAGATTGGAGGGGCCACCTAGGGCCAAGGATGTAAATGGTTCAACAAGGACCCTGCTTGAGAAGATGGGAGGGAAGACGGGCCCTGGTGGGCACATCAGGACTGTCCTGCATGCAGATGAGATGTGA
- the RAB13 gene encoding ras-related protein Rab-13 isoform X1 produces the protein MAKAYDHLFKLLLIGDSGVGKTCLIIRFAEDSFNNTYISTIGIDFKIRTVDVEGKKIKLQVWDTAGQERFKTITTAYYRGAMGIILVYDITDEKSFENIQNWMKSIKENASAGVERLLLGNKCDMEAKRKVQKEQAIKLAREHGIRFFETSAKSSTNVDEAFSSLARDILLKSGGRRSGNSHKPPGTDQKPCDKKNTSKCSLG, from the exons ATGGCCAAAGCCTACGACCACCTCTTCAAGTTGCTGCTCATCGGGGACTCGGGCGTGGGCAAGACCTGTCTCATCATTCGCTTCGCGGAGGACAGCTTCAACAACACCTACATCTCCACCATTG GAATCGACTTCAAGATCCGCACTGTGGATGTAGAGGGGAAGAAGATCAAGTTGCAGGTCTG GGACACAGCTGGCCAGGAGCGATTCAAGACAATAACTACTGCATATTACCGTGGAGCCATG GGCATTATCCTCGTATATGACATCACAGATGAGAAATCCTTTGAGAATATCCAGAACTGGATGAAAAGCATCAAAGAG AATGCCTCAGCTGGGGTGGAGCGCCTGCTTCTAGGGAACAAGTGTGACATGGAGGCCAAGAGAAAGGTGCAGAAGGAGCAGGCCATCAAG cTGGCTCGGGAGCATGGAATCCGATTCTTTGAGACAAGTGCCAAATCCAGCACGAATGTGGATGAG GCTTTCAGTTCCCTGGCCCGCGACATCCTGCTCAAGTCAGGAGGCCGGAGATCG GGAAACAGCCACAAGCCCCCCGGCACTGACCAGAAACCCTGTGATAAGAAGAACACCAGCAAGTGCTCCCTCGGCTGA
- the CREB3L4 gene encoding cyclic AMP-responsive element-binding protein 3-like protein 4 isoform X1, producing MDFRAPDLLDQWLEPPEEVFSAGAFLELGAPCPHAEAPGTPEQGLPGSGLQESEPEDFLKLFIDPNEVYCSQASPGSDSGISEDPGHPDGPRAPKAPSSPALCEVVFEAGVLQRMEGPAGRFISVQLDQWSPPLPVPEACMVCELPLDAHTHTLPRAGSVNPVPPATLLPCQTVFLTEEEKRLLGQEGVSLPTHLPLTKAEERVLKKIRRKIRNKQSAQDSRCRKKEYIDGLESRVAACSAQNQELQKKVQELERHNISLVTQLRQLQTLIAQTSNKAAQTSTCVLILLFSLALIVLPSVSPLQGLREAGSEDHQPHGGKAGAGLLSQGGQDVEGRSCLGFPHQGSTLLLPFFFHFPVISRNILTHKDMIENLETTVVESRLEGPPRAKDVNGSTRTLLEKMGGKTGPGGHIRTVLHADEM from the exons ATGGACTTCCGAGCCCCAGACCTGCTGGACCAGTGGCTGGAGCCCCCAGAAGAGGTCTTCTCGGCAGGGGCCTTCCTGGAGCTGggggccccctgcccccatgcAGAGGCTCCCGGGACCCCTGAGCAGGGGCTCCCAGGCAGT GGCCTTCAAGAGAGTGAGCCCGAAGATTTTCTGAAGCTTTTCATCGACCCCAATGAAGTGTACTGCTCACAAGCATCTCCTGGCAGTGACAGTGGAATCTCGGAGGACCCTGGCCATCCTGATGGTCCTCGTGCCCCCAAGGCACCCAGTTCCCCTGCTCTCTGTGAGGTTGTCTTTGAGGCAGGGGTTTTGCAGAGGATGGAAGGGCCAGCTGGGCGGTTCATCTCTGTCCAGCTAG ATCAGTGGAGCCCACCACTTCCAGTGCCTGAGGCCTGCATGGTCTGCGAGCTACCCCTCGATGCTCACACTCACACCCTGCCCAGAGCAGGCAGTGTGAACCCAGTGCCTCCTGCCACCCTG CTGCCTTGTCAAACCGTGTTCCTTACAGAGGAGGAGAAGCGTCTGCTGGGACAGGAAGGGGTTTCCCTGCCCACTCACCTGCCCCTCACCAAG GCAGAGGAGAGGGTCCTTAAGAAGATCAGGAGGAAGATCCGGAACAAGCAGTCAGCTCAGGACAGTCGGTGTCGGAAGAAGGAGTACATTGATGGGCTAGAGAGCAG GGTGGCTGCCTGTTCTGCACAGAACCAGGAACTACAGAAGAAAGTCCAGGAGCTAGAGAGGCACAACAT CTCCCTGGTAACTCAGCTCCGCCAGCTGCAGACGCTCATTGCCCAAACGTCCAACAAAGCTGCTCAGACCAGCACCTGTGTTCTG ATCCTTCTTTTTTCCCTGGCTCTCATCGTCCTGCCCAGTGTCAGCCCCTTACAGGGTCTCCGGGAAGCTGGTTCTGAGGATCACCAGCCTCATGGAGGTAAAGCAGGGGCAGGGCTACTTTCCCAGGGTGGTCAAGATGTGGAAGGGAGGTCCTGTCTAGGATTCCCCCACCAAGGAAGCACTCTACTACtgccatttttctttcactttccagtAATTTCTAGAAATATCCTGACTCATAAGGACATGATAGAAAATTTGGAGACCACGGTGGTAGAGTCCAGATTGGAGGGGCCACCTAGGGCCAAGGATGTAAATGGTTCAACAAGGACCCTGCTTGAGAAGATGGGAGGGAAGACGGGCCCTGGTGGGCACATCAGGACTGTCCTGCATGCAGATGAGATGTGA
- the RAB13 gene encoding ras-related protein Rab-13 isoform X4 → MEPLEISVLLCKTGARKHVSQGDTAGQERFKTITTAYYRGAMGIILVYDITDEKSFENIQNWMKSIKENASAGVERLLLGNKCDMEAKRKVQKEQAIKLAREHGIRFFETSAKSSTNVDEAFSSLARDILLKSGGRRSGNSHKPPGTDQKPCDKKNTSKCSLG, encoded by the exons ATGGAGCCTCTCGAAATCTCTGTCCTCCTTTGTAAAACAGGGGCCAGAAAACATGTCTCCCAAGG GGACACAGCTGGCCAGGAGCGATTCAAGACAATAACTACTGCATATTACCGTGGAGCCATG GGCATTATCCTCGTATATGACATCACAGATGAGAAATCCTTTGAGAATATCCAGAACTGGATGAAAAGCATCAAAGAG AATGCCTCAGCTGGGGTGGAGCGCCTGCTTCTAGGGAACAAGTGTGACATGGAGGCCAAGAGAAAGGTGCAGAAGGAGCAGGCCATCAAG cTGGCTCGGGAGCATGGAATCCGATTCTTTGAGACAAGTGCCAAATCCAGCACGAATGTGGATGAG GCTTTCAGTTCCCTGGCCCGCGACATCCTGCTCAAGTCAGGAGGCCGGAGATCG GGAAACAGCCACAAGCCCCCCGGCACTGACCAGAAACCCTGTGATAAGAAGAACACCAGCAAGTGCTCCCTCGGCTGA
- the JTB gene encoding protein JTB, producing MPAGAGRHGLPQRSHLCWLLCALTLQLCRAEAPVRAEKLSVSTSNLPCWLVEEFVVAEECAPCSSFRAKTTPECGSTGYVEKITCSSSKRNEFKSCRSALMEQHLFWKFEGAVVGVALVFACLVIVRQRQLDRKALEKVRKQIESI from the exons ATGCCTGCGGGCGCGGGGAGGCACGGCCTCCCCCAGCGCAGCCACCTGTGCTGGCTGCTCTGCGCTCTCACCTTACAGCTCTG CCGAGCGGAGGCTCCTGTGAGGGCAGAGAAGCTGTCAG tGAGCACCTCAAATCTGCCTTGCTGGCTGGTGGAAGAGTTTGTGGTGGCAGAGGAATGTGCTCCGTGTTCTAGTTTTCGGGCC AAAACCACCCCTGAGTGTGGCTCCACAGGGTACGTGGAGAAAATCACATGCAGCTCTTCTAAGAGGAATGAATTCAAAAG CTGTCGCTCAGCTCTGATGGAACAACACTTATTCTGGAAATTTGAAGGGGCTGTCGTGGGTGTGGCCTTGGTCTTCGCTTGCCTTGTCATCGTTCGTCAGCGACAGCTGGACAGAAAAGCTCTGGAAAAGGTCCGGAAGCAAATCGAGTCCATATAG
- the RAB13 gene encoding ras-related protein Rab-13 isoform X2, translated as MAKAYDHLFKLLLIGDSGVGKTCLIIRFAEDSFNNTYISTIGIDFKIRTVDVEGKKIKLQVWDTAGQERFKTITTAYYRGAMGIILVYDITDEKSFENIQNWMKSIKENASAGVERLLLGNKCDMEAKRKLAREHGIRFFETSAKSSTNVDEAFSSLARDILLKSGGRRSGNSHKPPGTDQKPCDKKNTSKCSLG; from the exons ATGGCCAAAGCCTACGACCACCTCTTCAAGTTGCTGCTCATCGGGGACTCGGGCGTGGGCAAGACCTGTCTCATCATTCGCTTCGCGGAGGACAGCTTCAACAACACCTACATCTCCACCATTG GAATCGACTTCAAGATCCGCACTGTGGATGTAGAGGGGAAGAAGATCAAGTTGCAGGTCTG GGACACAGCTGGCCAGGAGCGATTCAAGACAATAACTACTGCATATTACCGTGGAGCCATG GGCATTATCCTCGTATATGACATCACAGATGAGAAATCCTTTGAGAATATCCAGAACTGGATGAAAAGCATCAAAGAG AATGCCTCAGCTGGGGTGGAGCGCCTGCTTCTAGGGAACAAGTGTGACATGGAGGCCAAGAGAAAG cTGGCTCGGGAGCATGGAATCCGATTCTTTGAGACAAGTGCCAAATCCAGCACGAATGTGGATGAG GCTTTCAGTTCCCTGGCCCGCGACATCCTGCTCAAGTCAGGAGGCCGGAGATCG GGAAACAGCCACAAGCCCCCCGGCACTGACCAGAAACCCTGTGATAAGAAGAACACCAGCAAGTGCTCCCTCGGCTGA
- the RPS27 gene encoding small ribosomal subunit protein eS27, producing MPLAKDLLHPSPEEEKRKHKKKRLVQSPNSYFMDVKCPGCYKITTVFSHAQTVVLCVGCSTVLCQPTGGKARLTEGCSFRRKQH from the exons ATGCCC CTTGCGAAGGATCTCCTGCACCCGTCCCcggaagaggagaagaggaagcacaAGAAGAAGCGCCTGGTGCAGAGCCCCAACTCCTACTTCATGGACGTGAAGTGCCCGG GATGCTACAAAATCACCACCGTTTTCAGCCACGCACAGACGGTAGTTCTGTGTGTCGGCTGTTCTACTGTCCTCTGCCAGCCCACGGGAGGAAAAGCAAGGCTTACAGAAG GATGCTCCTTCAGGCGGAAGCAGCACTAA